A single Methanospirillum lacunae DNA region contains:
- a CDS encoding nucleotidyltransferase family protein produces MSTDNEKTQTVMEILKTKRSELIALAQKHGASNIRVFGSVSRKEENSNSDIDILVDMAEGASLLDLARLKNDLEDLLGRPIDITTKPALHPMLAGTILKEAIPL; encoded by the coding sequence ATGTCCACCGATAATGAAAAAACACAAACGGTTATGGAAATCCTAAAAACAAAGAGATCAGAACTGATTGCTCTTGCTCAAAAACATGGTGCATCAAATATCAGAGTATTTGGTTCAGTATCCAGAAAAGAAGAGAATAGTAATTCAGATATTGATATCCTGGTAGATATGGCTGAGGGTGCAAGTCTCCTCGATCTAGCCCGTCTGAAAAACGATCTTGAAGACCTGCTTGGAAGACCAATTGATATCACAACGAAACCAGCTCTCCACCCAATGCTCGCCGGTACCATTTTGAAGGAGGCAATTCCACTGTGA
- a CDS encoding HepT-like ribonuclease domain-containing protein has protein sequence MKNQDIFLIDILDSLEKIEFYAEKGKDSFFQSSLIQDGIIRNLEIIGEATNRLDPSFHSLYPEIDWRGLISLRNILIHQYHRVDLNLIWSFVLKDIPELKEKIQVIHDKQRSSMH, from the coding sequence GTGAAGAATCAGGATATTTTCCTCATAGATATCCTTGATTCATTAGAAAAAATTGAATTCTATGCTGAAAAAGGAAAAGACTCCTTTTTTCAATCCTCTTTGATTCAGGATGGAATTATAAGAAACCTTGAAATTATTGGAGAGGCCACTAACCGACTTGACCCTTCTTTTCATTCCTTATATCCGGAGATTGATTGGAGAGGACTTATTTCACTTCGTAATATTCTCATCCACCAATATCATCGTGTAGATCTCAATCTTATATGGTCATTCGTGTTAAAGGACATTCCCGAATTAAAAGAAAAAATTCAGGTTATTCATGACAAACAAAGGTCATCGATGCACTGA
- a CDS encoding type I restriction endonuclease subunit R: MKPEEKARQQIDQMLEAAGWKVQDYRDINLGASFGVAVREYPVGAGFADYLLFVDRKAVGVIEAKHEGVTLSGVSEQTQAYLTSMPAAVPTLFRPLPFAYESSGVETFFRSEQDPEPRSRRVFGFHRPETLRSWAKEESPLRRRLQQMPPLIVKGLRDCQVEAITNLEVSFASDHPRSLIQMATGSGKTFTSVSFAYRLIKHAHARRVLFLVDRSNLGRQTLKEFQQYVTPDDGRKFTDLYNVQHLTKNTIDPVSRVCITTIQRLFSMLKGDEVFEEENEERSLFDMPGDQQPIPISYNPKIPIEMFDFVITDECHRSIYNLWRQVLEYFDASLVGLTATPSKQTIGFFHNNLVMEYSHERAVADGVNVGYEVYRIKTKITDEGSEIEKGFWVGKRDKLSRKERWEMLDEDFTYTPTQIDRAVVVPDQIRTVIRTLRDALFTEIFQGRTEVPKTLIFAKDDAHAEEIVHIIREEFGKGNEFCKKITYRTTGEKPENLIKSFCNSYHPRIAVTVDMIATGTDIKPLECVMFMRDVRSRTYFDQMKGRGTRTINDTDLQSVTPDADHKTHFILIDAVGVCESPKLEIRPLERKRTVSFEKLLQQVATGIRDDDTLTSLAGRIARIDREMTSPDRADLEKVTKVPIRRIINQLMDATDPDIQDQKAREIFAVASPTSQQVVEATEVLTTEACRTFDDPVIRRMLEDIRRKNEQVIDRVSIDEVVFSGFDIHAKEKAQAVVSTFTTFIETNKDELEALRILYSQPYGRRHLTYEAIKELANRIEQPPYLLSTDILWKAYAQLEASKVHGAGPQKLLTNIVSLIRFAMGEEPVLEPFDTHVHDEFRRWISEQEKLGNTFTHEQCRWLVMIRDHIAASLSIEMDDLDNHPFSDRGGRMKAWEVFGERLEPLMIELSEVLAG, translated from the coding sequence ATGAAACCAGAAGAGAAGGCCCGTCAGCAGATAGATCAGATGCTTGAAGCAGCGGGTTGGAAAGTTCAGGATTATCGTGATATTAATCTGGGCGCCTCTTTTGGGGTTGCAGTTCGTGAGTATCCGGTTGGAGCTGGTTTTGCTGATTACCTCCTATTTGTCGACCGGAAAGCCGTTGGTGTCATAGAAGCCAAGCACGAAGGGGTTACGCTCTCCGGAGTTTCTGAACAGACCCAGGCTTATCTGACCAGTATGCCTGCAGCGGTTCCCACTCTCTTTCGTCCCCTCCCATTTGCATATGAAAGTTCTGGGGTGGAGACCTTTTTCCGGTCTGAACAGGATCCAGAGCCCCGGTCCCGCCGGGTGTTTGGATTTCACCGGCCAGAGACACTCCGTTCCTGGGCAAAGGAAGAATCCCCACTGCGTCGCCGACTCCAGCAGATGCCTCCCCTGATTGTCAAAGGGCTTCGGGACTGCCAGGTGGAAGCGATCACCAATCTTGAGGTCTCATTTGCCAGTGATCACCCTCGATCACTTATCCAGATGGCAACCGGATCAGGCAAGACCTTCACTTCAGTCAGTTTTGCATACCGGTTGATCAAGCATGCTCATGCGAGGCGTGTGCTCTTTCTTGTAGACCGGAGCAATCTCGGTCGTCAGACACTCAAGGAGTTTCAGCAGTATGTTACGCCTGATGATGGACGTAAGTTCACTGATCTTTATAATGTTCAGCATTTGACCAAAAATACAATAGATCCGGTCAGCCGTGTTTGCATCACCACAATTCAGCGACTCTTTTCGATGCTGAAAGGAGATGAGGTATTTGAGGAGGAGAATGAAGAACGGTCACTCTTTGATATGCCTGGTGATCAGCAACCAATTCCGATCTCATACAATCCGAAAATACCTATTGAAATGTTTGATTTCGTGATTACCGATGAGTGTCATCGTTCTATCTATAATCTCTGGCGACAGGTGCTTGAGTACTTTGATGCCTCATTGGTTGGTCTTACAGCCACCCCTTCAAAGCAGACTATTGGGTTTTTCCATAACAATCTGGTGATGGAGTACAGTCATGAGCGGGCAGTGGCTGACGGGGTAAATGTCGGGTATGAGGTGTACCGGATCAAGACAAAGATCACTGATGAAGGCTCGGAGATAGAGAAAGGGTTCTGGGTAGGGAAACGTGACAAGCTCTCCCGCAAGGAGAGATGGGAGATGCTAGATGAGGATTTTACCTACACGCCCACCCAGATAGACCGGGCTGTGGTTGTTCCTGATCAGATAAGGACCGTCATCCGGACTTTGCGGGATGCTCTGTTTACCGAGATATTTCAGGGCAGGACCGAGGTTCCCAAAACGCTTATTTTTGCCAAGGATGATGCCCATGCCGAAGAGATCGTTCATATAATCAGAGAAGAGTTTGGGAAAGGGAATGAGTTCTGTAAGAAGATCACATACCGAACTACAGGGGAGAAGCCGGAGAACCTGATCAAGAGTTTCTGCAACAGTTATCATCCCCGGATAGCGGTAACGGTGGATATGATCGCTACCGGGACTGACATCAAGCCGCTTGAGTGTGTGATGTTTATGCGGGATGTGCGGTCCCGGACGTATTTTGATCAGATGAAAGGCCGGGGTACCCGGACGATTAATGATACTGATCTCCAGAGTGTGACACCTGATGCAGATCATAAGACTCATTTCATCCTGATTGATGCAGTCGGGGTCTGTGAAAGTCCGAAGCTTGAGATCAGGCCTCTTGAGCGAAAGAGGACAGTATCATTTGAGAAATTGCTTCAGCAGGTAGCTACCGGTATCAGAGATGATGATACGCTCACCTCGCTTGCCGGACGGATTGCCAGAATTGACCGGGAGATGACTTCTCCGGACAGGGCTGATCTTGAGAAGGTAACCAAGGTGCCGATCCGGAGGATCATCAACCAATTGATGGATGCAACCGATCCTGATATCCAGGATCAGAAGGCTCGTGAGATCTTTGCGGTTGCTTCTCCCACATCCCAGCAGGTTGTTGAAGCGACAGAAGTTTTAACAACCGAGGCATGCAGGACGTTTGATGATCCTGTTATCCGCCGGATGCTTGAGGATATCAGGCGTAAGAATGAACAGGTTATCGACCGGGTGAGTATCGATGAGGTGGTCTTTTCCGGTTTTGATATTCATGCGAAAGAGAAGGCACAGGCTGTTGTATCTACCTTTACCACCTTCATCGAGACCAATAAAGATGAACTGGAAGCCCTCCGGATTCTGTACAGCCAGCCGTATGGAAGGCGTCATCTGACGTATGAGGCGATCAAAGAACTTGCAAACCGTATTGAGCAGCCTCCCTATCTGCTGAGTACTGATATCCTCTGGAAAGCATATGCCCAGCTTGAGGCATCAAAAGTTCACGGTGCCGGACCACAGAAACTTTTGACCAATATCGTGTCACTTATCAGGTTTGCGATGGGTGAAGAACCGGTTCTGGAGCCGTTCGATACCCATGTTCATGATGAGTTTAGACGATGGATTTCTGAGCAGGAGAAATTAGGAAATACCTTTACGCACGAGCAATGCCGGTGGCTGGTGATGATCAGGGACCATATCGCGGCATCACTCTCGATTGAGATGGATGATCTTGATAATCACCCGTTTTCTGACCGGGGGGGAAGGATGAAGGCATGGGAGGTTTTCGGGGAACGGCTTGAGCCGTTGATGATTGAGTTATCAGAGGTTCTGGCAGGGTAA
- a CDS encoding type II toxin-antitoxin system HicB family antitoxin — protein sequence MQFNIIIEKDEDGWFVASVPALPGCHTQAQGMDDLLERIHEAIELYIDVQGVPSSDMVRSFVGVQIIDVETS from the coding sequence ATGCAATTCAATATCATTATTGAAAAGGATGAAGATGGGTGGTTTGTTGCATCCGTACCCGCTCTCCCCGGATGTCATACCCAGGCACAGGGTATGGATGATCTTCTTGAACGGATTCATGAAGCCATAGAGTTGTACATCGATGTGCAGGGCGTCCCCTCTTCAGATATGGTACGATCCTTTGTCGGGGTTCAGATCATTGATGTTGAGACCAGCTGA
- a CDS encoding type II toxin-antitoxin system HicA family toxin, translating into MLRPADPRKVVRVLSDLGFSCTRKRGSHLIMQHPDGRTTVIPFHSGEEIQRGLLRSIINDVGIDKDVFVSLLQGE; encoded by the coding sequence ATGTTGAGACCAGCTGATCCAAGAAAGGTTGTCAGAGTTCTCTCGGATCTAGGATTTAGTTGTACACGCAAGCGGGGAAGTCATCTCATCATGCAGCATCCGGATGGAAGAACCACGGTTATCCCATTCCATAGCGGAGAAGAGATTCAACGGGGTCTTCTTCGATCTATCATCAATGATGTTGGTATCGACAAAGATGTGTTTGTATCACTGTTGCAAGGTGAGTAA
- a CDS encoding nucleotidyltransferase domain-containing protein, which yields MVQDSIINTFYREILPKLTELFTPDKVILFGSRMSGSAHEESDLDVILVSERFRGVPQHERFPLVRKSIRSGYSIDYLCYTIDEFERMKTRSSVLGSALIGPHQIVLGTL from the coding sequence ATGGTGCAGGATTCAATCATCAATACGTTTTATCGGGAAATTCTTCCAAAATTGACAGAGTTGTTTACGCCTGATAAGGTTATTCTGTTCGGTTCCCGGATGAGTGGGTCAGCTCATGAGGAGTCGGATCTGGATGTGATCCTGGTTTCAGAGAGGTTCCGGGGTGTTCCTCAACATGAGCGGTTTCCGTTGGTCAGAAAAAGTATCAGGTCAGGGTATTCGATCGATTATCTTTGTTATACGATTGATGAGTTTGAGAGGATGAAGACCCGGTCCAGTGTTCTGGGGAGTGCGTTAATCGGGCCCCATCAGATAGTTTTGGGAACGTTATGA
- a CDS encoding restriction endonuclease subunit S, whose amino-acid sequence MTDKIKIDTIRGGNLLRELRADDVGIIEDSSRMNGELPKGWIVTTIGDILDISVEKTNPPFTNIYTYIGLEHIERNSGKIIDIGRPEEIKSTKTVFHSGDLLYGKLRPNLNKVWVADRNGICSTDILVFVKNSNISNKFFLYRLLSYDYVSYASHITSGVELPRIDQKKINQFSIFLPPLNEQHRIVAKIEELFTQLDAGIASLQAAQVKLNQYRKAVLKHAFEGKLTEAWREAYKDEIEPVSVLLERIREERRKDKKYKELPPVDAEGLPELPEGWVWTTIETLHPAQRTCAYGVLQPGDEVEGGIPLVRVGDIGEGGFYNTNLKKIDPKISEKYKRTILQGGEVLVSLVGAIGRTAVVPDCLKGANTARAVGVIPLSEHINSHYLEMWIRHPTNNAELESKAHEVARKTLNLEDVRVFKVALAPKKEQDKIVSEIRQKISIIDSIDKIVFQSILQSDLIRQSILKKAFEGRLVPQDPSDEPASVLLEKIRQEKITREPKKRGRKNKGT is encoded by the coding sequence ATGACCGATAAAATAAAAATTGATACCATCCGGGGAGGAAATTTGCTGAGGGAGTTGAGGGCCGATGATGTGGGTATTATCGAAGATTCTAGTCGGATGAATGGAGAGTTGCCGAAAGGGTGGATAGTAACCACAATTGGTGATATTCTCGATATATCAGTAGAAAAAACCAATCCACCTTTTACCAATATTTACACATATATTGGATTAGAACATATTGAGAGAAATTCTGGAAAAATTATTGACATTGGTCGTCCAGAAGAAATTAAAAGTACTAAAACAGTTTTTCATTCTGGAGATTTATTATACGGCAAGTTAAGGCCTAATTTAAACAAAGTATGGGTTGCAGATAGAAATGGTATATGTTCGACTGATATTCTTGTATTTGTGAAAAATAGTAATATTAGCAATAAATTTTTTCTCTATCGCCTATTATCTTACGATTACGTATCTTATGCTTCACATATAACAAGTGGTGTAGAATTACCACGAATTGATCAAAAAAAGATCAATCAATTTTCGATTTTTTTGCCTCCCCTTAACGAGCAGCACCGCATCGTCGCCAAAATCGAAGAGTTATTCACCCAGCTCGACGCCGGCATCGCCAGCCTCCAGGCAGCTCAGGTTAAACTCAACCAATACCGCAAAGCCGTCCTGAAACATGCCTTCGAAGGAAAGCTGACCGAGGCATGGCGAGAGGCTTACAAGGATGAGATCGAGCCGGTATCGGTGTTGCTTGAGCGGATCCGGGAAGAACGGCGGAAGGATAAGAAATACAAGGAACTGCCGCCGGTTGATGCGGAGGGACTGCCAGAACTTCCGGAGGGGTGGGTGTGGACAACTATTGAAACTCTCCATCCAGCACAACGAACGTGTGCATATGGAGTGTTACAACCAGGTGATGAGGTAGAGGGTGGGATTCCTCTTGTTCGTGTAGGAGATATTGGAGAAGGTGGATTTTACAATACAAATCTAAAAAAAATTGATCCAAAAATTTCAGAAAAATATAAGCGAACGATCCTTCAAGGAGGAGAAGTATTAGTCTCATTGGTTGGGGCGATTGGAAGAACAGCAGTTGTACCAGATTGTCTTAAAGGAGCTAATACTGCGAGAGCTGTAGGCGTTATTCCATTAAGCGAACACATTAATTCCCATTATCTAGAGATGTGGATCCGTCATCCAACTAATAATGCAGAATTAGAGAGTAAAGCTCACGAAGTAGCAAGAAAGACTCTAAATTTAGAGGATGTTCGTGTATTCAAAGTTGCTCTAGCTCCAAAAAAGGAACAAGATAAAATTGTATCCGAAATTCGACAAAAAATTTCAATTATTGATTCAATTGATAAAATTGTCTTCCAATCAATCCTTCAATCAGACTTAATCCGTCAATCAATCCTGAAAAAAGCATTCGAAGGTCGCCTCGTCCCCCAGGATCCCAGCGACGAGCCTGCCTCGGTCCTCCTTGAGAAGATCCGTCAGGAGAAGATAACAAGGGAACCGAAGAAACGAGGGAGAAAGAATAAGGGAACCTGA
- a CDS encoding HEPN domain-containing protein: MREPEVSEWVRQAEYDYEDTEYLFLGKRYPKAIFCCHLALEKGLKAHYIQVQPPGYLSNISHPDNTGRSS, from the coding sequence ATAAGGGAACCTGAAGTATCTGAATGGGTCCGTCAGGCTGAGTACGATTACGAGGATACCGAATATTTATTCCTGGGAAAAAGATATCCTAAAGCCATTTTCTGTTGTCATCTGGCTCTTGAAAAAGGATTAAAGGCTCATTATATTCAGGTACAACCTCCCGGATACCTCTCTAATATTTCTCATCCAGATAATACCGGGAGGAGTTCCTGA
- a CDS encoding nucleotidyltransferase domain-containing protein — MDSQIETLIADFLQEIKNLGVDIAMIVLFGSQSDGSATNESDIDLALISPSFEGITSLERRKRVKSALFHIIDRYHIQVDLILLTLTEYETEHSLRMSFIRQGTAISIPA; from the coding sequence ATGGATTCGCAAATTGAAACTTTGATTGCCGACTTCTTACAAGAAATCAAAAACCTTGGTGTCGATATCGCCATGATCGTGCTATTCGGCTCCCAATCTGATGGATCAGCAACGAACGAGAGTGATATTGATCTCGCTCTCATTTCTCCATCATTCGAGGGTATTACCTCACTTGAGCGACGAAAACGGGTAAAGTCTGCATTATTTCACATCATCGACCGGTATCACATCCAGGTAGACCTCATCCTCCTGACCCTGACAGAGTATGAGACTGAACACTCCCTCCGGATGTCTTTCATCAGACAAGGAACAGCCATTTCAATCCCTGCATAA
- a CDS encoding nucleotidyltransferase domain-containing protein: MNQTFSTIPQSLPSIIQEAINRFTEKIQALFPGKITHIILFGSYARGDYHKDSDVDLLVLTNDDSWELKKSIMDAGFYFYPEIGVMISAKVMTEEQYQKRSGFLFIQEVTREGIPVV, from the coding sequence ATGAATCAGACCTTTTCCACTATCCCTCAATCCCTCCCTTCTATCATACAAGAAGCAATCAACAGGTTTACTGAGAAAATCCAGGCCCTATTTCCCGGAAAAATTACTCATATCATCTTATTTGGATCCTATGCCCGGGGAGATTATCATAAAGACTCCGATGTTGATCTTCTTGTTCTGACAAATGATGATTCCTGGGAACTGAAAAAAAGCATAATGGATGCTGGATTTTATTTTTATCCAGAGATTGGAGTGATGATTTCGGCAAAAGTGATGACCGAGGAACAATATCAGAAGCGATCCGGTTTTTTGTTCATTCAAGAAGTTACACGTGAGGGGATACCAGTTGTCTGA
- a CDS encoding HEPN domain-containing protein — protein MSDSNEGKILFQKAYERLSVAEELHQNGHYEDAVSRSYYAMYYAAKALLSTKGIITKTHRGLIAQISDQYVKSGLLDYETWSTLAHTEPLRESADYGSGEEITEIISKNVLIDSRHFIETCESLFSRNL, from the coding sequence TTGTCTGATTCGAATGAGGGAAAAATTCTCTTTCAAAAAGCGTATGAACGCCTTTCAGTCGCTGAAGAACTTCATCAGAATGGTCATTATGAGGATGCAGTATCCCGGAGTTATTATGCCATGTATTATGCAGCAAAGGCATTGCTTTCAACAAAGGGAATTATTACAAAAACACATCGCGGATTAATCGCACAGATCAGCGATCAATATGTGAAGTCAGGACTTCTGGATTATGAAACCTGGTCTACACTGGCTCACACAGAACCATTACGTGAATCTGCAGATTATGGCAGTGGGGAAGAGATCACCGAAATAATATCTAAAAATGTTCTTATTGATAGCAGACATTTTATTGAGACCTGCGAATCCCTCTTTTCACGGAACCTCTAA
- a CDS encoding type I restriction-modification system subunit M gives MANESATIVQRLWNYCNVLRDDGVSYGDYVEQLTYLVFLKMADEQTQPPFNKPSTIPVGLDWESLVEKDGDELEVHYRHILESLGKMQGMLGVIFRKSQNRINDPAKLKRLISLIHDENWISMDIDIKGDIYEGLLQKNAEDTKSGAGQYFTPRALIRAMVEVTNIQPGMTICDPACGTGGFLLAAQEYLLREFNLNKEQMKQLKSEIFRGYDIVDNVARLCAMNLFLHGIGGDESPITVADALAADPGDRYDIVLTNPPFGKKSSITIVNDEGKADKEGLTIERGDFWATTSNKQLNFLQHVRTILTINGKCAIVVPDNVLFEGGAGEIVRKKLLHECDLHTILRLPTGIFYAQGVKANVLFFEKKQASETPWTEKVWFYDLRTNMHFTLKTNPLKYADLEDFIRCYHPEKRHHREESERFKSVTYEEILGRDKVSLDIFWLRDESLEDADNLPEPDIIAAEIVDNLEAALEQFREVLDGLGESQ, from the coding sequence ATGGCAAACGAATCAGCAACTATTGTACAGCGACTCTGGAATTACTGTAATGTCCTCCGGGATGACGGGGTTTCGTATGGTGATTATGTAGAACAACTCACCTACCTTGTCTTCCTGAAGATGGCAGATGAGCAGACACAACCTCCTTTCAACAAACCATCAACCATCCCTGTCGGGCTGGACTGGGAAAGTCTGGTCGAAAAAGATGGAGATGAACTCGAAGTTCACTATCGGCATATCCTCGAATCTCTAGGAAAAATGCAAGGTATGCTCGGGGTCATCTTCCGGAAATCCCAGAATAGGATCAACGATCCTGCAAAACTCAAACGACTCATCTCTCTTATCCATGATGAAAACTGGATCAGCATGGATATCGATATTAAAGGGGATATTTACGAAGGTTTGCTCCAGAAGAATGCAGAAGATACCAAGTCCGGTGCCGGGCAGTACTTCACCCCGAGAGCCCTCATCAGGGCGATGGTTGAGGTCACCAATATCCAGCCAGGAATGACGATCTGCGACCCTGCCTGCGGAACCGGGGGTTTTCTCCTTGCAGCCCAGGAGTATCTCCTAAGGGAATTCAACCTCAACAAAGAGCAGATGAAACAGCTCAAATCAGAAATATTCAGGGGATACGATATTGTAGATAATGTCGCCCGACTCTGTGCCATGAATCTGTTTCTTCACGGGATTGGAGGTGATGAAAGTCCAATCACGGTCGCTGATGCCCTGGCTGCAGACCCGGGAGATCGATATGATATCGTCCTCACCAATCCTCCCTTTGGAAAGAAGAGTAGTATCACCATCGTAAATGATGAAGGGAAGGCTGATAAAGAAGGGCTCACCATTGAACGGGGAGATTTCTGGGCAACCACCTCGAACAAACAGCTCAATTTCCTTCAGCATGTCAGGACGATTCTCACGATTAATGGAAAGTGTGCGATCGTTGTGCCTGATAACGTCCTCTTCGAAGGAGGAGCCGGGGAGATTGTGCGAAAAAAACTTCTCCATGAATGCGACCTTCATACGATTCTCCGGCTCCCTACCGGTATCTTTTATGCTCAAGGGGTTAAGGCAAACGTCCTCTTCTTTGAGAAGAAACAGGCGTCAGAGACTCCCTGGACAGAAAAAGTCTGGTTCTATGACCTCCGGACCAATATGCACTTCACCCTGAAGACGAATCCTCTCAAGTATGCAGATCTTGAGGATTTTATCAGATGTTATCACCCGGAAAAAAGGCATCACCGGGAAGAATCAGAACGGTTTAAATCGGTTACGTATGAGGAAATCCTGGGCCGGGACAAGGTAAGCCTTGACATCTTCTGGCTCCGGGATGAGAGCCTGGAAGATGCGGATAATCTACCGGAGCCGGATATTATCGCAGCGGAGATTGTGGATAACCTTGAAGCAGCATTGGAACAGTTCAGGGAAGTATTGGACGGGCTCGGAGAGAGTCAGTAA
- a CDS encoding PKD domain-containing protein, with amino-acid sequence MSHKFLIIILLFGVAILFQDVSGAGYHIPTVKEGLLDEIGCYIGAYLGGNQGANNNMCLNYYKSASDNPYETQILDHPQQYGEIKSDNYSEMLKSIDTGIDSFRSGIESIKNGAGKKQLLFSRYFNLYYYPDNDYGKIKYTESPPPDVWAEKVLQQGGIPVLVLYPWALQKNGVLDISAKNSHNMDGNSIIKEIAQRCDALSQKYADSQGKPATVLICFGLEYNTQDIVNPGKNDLTDNANKRAWRQMFRDAYQIVHANANPSVQMVWAGNVARTKGDRIYYWPGTDDSGNQLSEDYVDWVGMTWYPWNDGPKTLDDLSDFYNYYARDRKHPMIFMETSADGDGIPADELSLKNNQVKYLYNENNLKKYPNVKGIIWFNVVKGENNVNQQLVTKNFMFPDANWENHGKSTTQPGSMYSASDHTHMMNELYPDAVSESYFIGPSSLVLSANFSADISESNMTVVCTDTSTGPGIISWSWDVDGDQKPEYYRQNITHHYQNSGTYPITLTISDGTQVRSCTYTYTIPPTIGKKSYISIGSLPGGADIWLDDRDKIGRTITSAIPYLVPSGRHTITLKKNGYQQWKVVYALTWPQHQYFGVVRLQKMFASTDENQVEGEIPESWE; translated from the coding sequence ATGTCACATAAATTTCTGATAATCATACTTCTCTTTGGCGTCGCGATCTTATTTCAGGATGTTTCTGGAGCCGGATATCATATACCGACAGTGAAAGAAGGATTACTGGATGAGATTGGATGTTATATAGGGGCATATCTGGGAGGAAACCAGGGGGCAAACAATAACATGTGCCTCAATTACTACAAGAGTGCAAGCGATAATCCCTATGAAACCCAAATCCTTGACCATCCTCAGCAATATGGAGAGATTAAATCTGATAATTACTCCGAAATGCTGAAAAGTATAGACACCGGAATCGATTCCTTCAGATCCGGGATTGAATCAATAAAGAATGGAGCAGGAAAGAAGCAGTTACTCTTTTCCCGATATTTTAACCTGTATTATTACCCTGATAACGATTATGGCAAAATTAAGTATACCGAGTCCCCTCCCCCTGATGTCTGGGCTGAAAAAGTTCTGCAACAAGGCGGCATTCCTGTACTTGTCCTCTACCCCTGGGCTCTGCAAAAAAACGGAGTCCTGGATATTTCAGCGAAAAACAGCCATAATATGGATGGTAATAGCATAATAAAAGAGATTGCCCAAAGATGTGATGCACTCAGTCAAAAATACGCAGATTCTCAGGGGAAACCCGCCACTGTCCTCATATGCTTCGGACTTGAGTATAATACCCAGGATATTGTAAATCCAGGGAAAAATGACCTTACTGACAACGCAAACAAACGGGCCTGGAGACAGATGTTCAGGGATGCTTATCAGATAGTGCATGCTAATGCCAATCCATCGGTGCAGATGGTATGGGCAGGCAATGTTGCCAGGACGAAAGGTGATAGAATCTATTACTGGCCCGGGACGGATGATTCAGGAAACCAGTTGAGTGAGGATTACGTTGACTGGGTTGGAATGACATGGTATCCCTGGAATGATGGACCAAAAACCCTGGATGATCTCTCTGATTTCTATAACTATTATGCCAGAGACCGCAAACACCCGATGATCTTCATGGAGACGAGTGCCGATGGGGATGGAATACCTGCAGACGAGTTATCTCTGAAAAATAACCAGGTCAAATACCTGTATAATGAGAATAACCTGAAAAAATATCCGAATGTCAAAGGAATTATCTGGTTTAACGTGGTTAAAGGGGAAAATAATGTAAATCAGCAACTTGTGACAAAAAATTTCATGTTTCCTGATGCTAATTGGGAGAATCATGGCAAAAGCACAACCCAGCCAGGTTCCATGTATTCTGCATCAGATCATACCCATATGATGAATGAGTTGTATCCGGATGCCGTGTCCGAATCCTATTTTATTGGACCATCATCACTCGTTCTCTCTGCGAATTTTAGTGCCGATATCAGCGAAAGTAACATGACCGTGGTATGCACAGATACGAGTACTGGTCCGGGAATTATCTCATGGAGTTGGGATGTAGACGGGGATCAGAAACCTGAGTATTACCGACAGAATATTACCCATCATTACCAGAATTCCGGAACATATCCTATCACACTGACGATATCAGATGGTACGCAGGTCAGGTCATGTACATATACCTACACCATCCCGCCAACGATTGGGAAAAAGAGTTATATCTCAATCGGTTCTCTCCCAGGAGGGGCAGATATCTGGCTCGATGACCGGGATAAGATAGGGCGTACGATCACCTCGGCGATACCATACCTGGTGCCCTCGGGGAGACATACCATTACTCTTAAAAAGAACGGGTATCAGCAATGGAAGGTTGTGTATGCCCTCACCTGGCCGCAACATCAATATTTCGGAGTAGTAAGACTTCAGAAGATGTTTGCGTCAACAGATGAAAATCAGGTTGAAGGTGAAATTCCTGAATCGTGGGAGTGA